A stretch of DNA from Pyxicephalus adspersus chromosome 5, UCB_Pads_2.0, whole genome shotgun sequence:
TATATGCAGACACTATCAGGTTTGTAGTTAGAAAAATATCACAAAAGGTCTACTGGTGCAGGTTTTCAAGGTTTCACTACTTTCTCTACAAAGACCACTACATCTATTACtggattcaattcaaaataaatcaGCTGCCTAGGAACACTTTTAGAAGACCAATGGGCATAAGTAATGcctttaaaataacattgtttgGAGCTACAAAAGTATGCtcacatttaaaatacagaataggTCTCTCATTTAGCTAGATCATTATAACCTGACAATGAGaacacatatttctttaaaatttgtaCCAAACACAATGGATAAATGCAGCTTGGCATAAAAATTCATGATTACCCTCCAAAAAGATACTCCAAAAgatatgtgcagaaaaaaatatcaagatTATCATGTTTTTCCACAGGTAACGAAGCTTACATTGTTCTCAGTTTGTCACCTCAGTGCTCCTAGTGTCTAAACCACTTGAGACGTCAGACCTCCCTAAATCCCCTAGAGTCCAGgagcatttttcattttgccaATGTCTCTTCTACACATTGCACCTTTTAGCTTTTGTAGTCTTTTTCGATCTTTTAtacattgtttacttttttctatttgtacaCTTTTTGTTGGGGACAAACAGCCACTGTTCCTGTGTATTTTGAAATGACACTACGGCTTCTGCATAGCAAAGTTAGCTACCGCAGGAAATGTTATTATTCTATATGACAAGTTCATGATTGATGTAAAAAAGCAAGGGTCTAAATCTTATCTAGCACCTACATAAACAGTCCATTTACAGCATAACTATTCAGGTACTCAGTTTACTTTACATCTAGAGGAGAGTATATAATCAGATCGCAAGGTGTACATTTAGCTTAATTTGCTTAACTAccttcacatttttttgttgagtgaTGGGTGGACAATGGACGCTTAGAAATCAAAGGAGCCCATGGAATAGTTTGGATATCTGCATAAATATAGGGATTATCCTGAAACCATTGTTGGTTTATCTATTGGAATGTCCTTTGGCATGCCTGACCTTTAGTGTTGCTTTACTTTGAAATACGGAAGCTTGAATATAGAATTGCTCCTAAAAGCCCTAGTTATTTAGAATGTAATAGTCATCATATCAATGAATGGTATTGTTATTCTCCATTTGTAGTTTTGACTTTATCACTGTCTCCAAAGATCACATGTTGTACATTTGTCATAGTATCTGTGCACAGTAAATATTTTAGCTTATTTATATCTACCTGTAAATACTAGTGTAATGTAGGTCAAGAAACCTGATCCAGTTAGGTTTTACTGGGCTTACTGGTGATTGGAAATAAATGAAGACATGATGAGACATTCCTGCAGAGCTACAGGAAGTGACAGTGGCAGCTGGCTTGGAGTGTCATTGTAAATGTGTGTTCAGCAGTTTCAAGTTATGGCACTTTCAGAAAACAACTTCACTTCACTCAGCATGGGAAGCAAGATGAACAGAAGAAAAAGGTTCTTCTCAAATTTTAGCCCATTCTCTACACAAGCCAATCTTCTTCCTCCTAACTCAACCACTTTTTTGTCTCAATACTTCACCATCACTGTGAACACCAAAGAAATCAGGACCTAACAAACATTTAACTTTCAGCCATGGGAACTACTTTCTCAAGTCAGAAGAAGATAAGTAGGGGGCATAAATTGCAAGAAGAGCAGGCACTGCCTAGTCCAATATCCGATACAGATCCCAAAGCAAAAAAGGAATCAGTAAACTTTAACTTTGTCTTACAAGATGCTGCTGAAGTTCCCAGCTTCATCTGGCACATGACAAAAATTGAAAAACTCAATCTGTCTCGAAACAAACTGCCGAAACTTTCTCCTGCAGTGAGTAAGTTGGAACAAATAGCAGTGCTTAATTTAAGTGGTAACCGAATTGTTCATCTTCCTAGAGAAATCGGTCTTTTGAGGAATCTCAAAGTTCTCTTTGTCAACATGAATTATCTGTGTGAGATGCCAGAGGAGCTGAGTTTATGTAGAAACTTACAGGTCCTAAGTGTGTCACACAATTTCATATCAGAACTTCCTGCATCATACAGCGGCCTGTCCAAATTAAGGAAATTAAATCTGAGCAATAACTGGATAGTTAACATTCCATCGTGCATCTTTCAGATTAGAACTCTGGATTTTCTACATCTGGGAgcaaacaaaatagaaaacattgcaGAGAGTATTAAATGTCTGCAGAGCTTGAAAATTCTGATTATTGACAATAATAAGATTAGCGTGTTGCCTCGATCTATTTGTTCATTGACATTTTTGGAACTCTTGAATTTAGATTTTAACAACATACAAACATTGCCAAATGACTTGTTTTTATTAGGAAGACTAAGACGAATTGCATGGAACCCAGTCGATAAAGGTCTTCATATTCAAAACAATCCTTTAGTAAAGCCCTTATCAGAGGTTGTGGAAGGAGGAATAGATATGCTTTTCAGTTACCtgaaagacattaaaaaaataaactgactaGTAATTCTTTAACCAATAAATGTACCGTAATTCCCTGAACTAGCATGCAAGTACAAACGTGTGCTGTTCATTATACCATGGTTCTATTTAGAGTCATTGGGGAATATGCCAGATAATATTCACATTCTGTTTGTATATAGATTTCATATATACTGTTATGAAATGTTTTAGTGTGATTGTATcgaacagtttaaaaaatatacattatgttaATATGcgtaaatatgtaaaatgtagaatCTACCATGTGAgcgtataaataaataatttgagaataagtgtttaaataataatttaaaagccTTTGAAATTCCAGTTGGGTATTATTTTGCAGAATTGTACAGGTTCTAAATTGATAGTTTCTAcattataattttcatttactCAGTTTGtagtaaagtaataaataatatcataCAGAGATTTTCATGTGGATGGGGTTTCTTTGCTGGAACCTAGATGTAC
This window harbors:
- the LRRC30 gene encoding leucine-rich repeat-containing protein 30, which gives rise to MGTTFSSQKKISRGHKLQEEQALPSPISDTDPKAKKESVNFNFVLQDAAEVPSFIWHMTKIEKLNLSRNKLPKLSPAVSKLEQIAVLNLSGNRIVHLPREIGLLRNLKVLFVNMNYLCEMPEELSLCRNLQVLSVSHNFISELPASYSGLSKLRKLNLSNNWIVNIPSCIFQIRTLDFLHLGANKIENIAESIKCLQSLKILIIDNNKISVLPRSICSLTFLELLNLDFNNIQTLPNDLFLLGRLRRIAWNPVDKGLHIQNNPLVKPLSEVVEGGIDMLFSYLKDIKKIN